CACTCTGTACACCTGGTGGTACCTGTGCACCCCCTCTGGAGGCGAAGTGCTGCCGGTGGATGCTTACTGAGCAGCGAGGAGTCGAGGGAAAAGATAGGAACCTCTAGTTAGACTGATGCTGGAATGAAGCAGCGACGAGACGGCCTCAGACCCACCTGTCCCCCAACTCCGCAGGAAGTTCGCCGGAGTTCGTGACCCACCGAAAGCAGAGGCCGGCAAAACGGGAACGACTCCCACGATAATGGTGGGGAAAAATTGCTGGCGAGGCGATGAACTTCAGGAGGAATCCAAAGTGGCTCGGCAACGGGTTGGCTTCGTGATACTGGCGGCGGCCTGTGTCGTTTTGAGCGGTTGCCAGCCGTCCTTGGCGACGGTGGAGGGCCAGGTGCGTTATCAGGGCCAGCCGCTGCCCGGTGGTTCGATCATTTTCTACTGCGCGGATGGACAGATTGTGCGCGGCCTGATCGCTCCCGATGGCCGCTATCAGGTGGTGAATGTGCCTTACGGAACAGCGCGGGTGGCGATCCAGGCGCACCGTGCCCAACCGGAGGGGTTGCGCCTGCCGCAAAAGCTGCCGCCGGTCAAAAACGGACCGATTAGTCCCGCCGGCTTGCCGCCGAATGATCCGCGGGTGGTACCCCTACCAGCCCGTTACGCCTACCCGGAGGAATCCGGGCTGAGCCTGCTTGTGGACCGGTCGGTGATAACTCAGGACTTTGAATTGAAACCATAATGATTATGTCATGAAAAAGTATAACTGGAGTATATGAATATGTCTTCCAAAATATATACGATTTATGGAGACGATTCCAAAAAATCATCAATATACCACATCGTGCAATTAATTGCGGGCATTTTGCTTATCTTACTTGGCATATTAGTGATACTATGTCAATACTATTCGGAGCGAGAACTCCTGGTCATTTTGCCTACGTTTCCTCCTCCGAAGTTGGCGGCGGGTTTATTGATCTTACTCTGGGGGGTAGCGCTGTTCTGCCTAGCGAAAAGGCTCATCCTCTTAGCTCGCCTGACAGCGGCTTTGATAGTGGCCCTGGGTCTCTTGGTCGCACTGGAAACGGCCTGGAATCGTTCCCTGCTGGAGGTGGCATTTTGCTGTCCAAGTCAAACTTCACATCAAAGCAATAATTTACCAATGACTATCATGTCCTGTTTTTTATCTTATGGACTGTGGAAATTATCGCGGAGAAATATAACAGAAAGATCGATTGTTATAGTACATTTATTAGGAATTATGTTTATTATAGGAGGTGTTTTGATATTTCTGATTCAGTGGTCGGCGAGCACACCTCCGCTACCAGCCTCTGTGATTTGCATAGCGGCTACTTTGCTGGGCGGTCTCGCTTTCCTGGCCAGTGGTTTTCTGATTCCCCATCGTGTTGCATTCCAACGACTATTCTGGCCGGAAATGGTTGGTGCAGTGGGGATTTATTGTACGCTGTGGCTCTGGTATGTGGTGGAGCGCGAGCAGGTGCAGCGGATTCAGCGGCAGGTCCAAGCCGAGGCGGCGCAAGCCCAGCGCGGCTGGCAGCAGTACACCGAGCAGCAGCGGACGGCTATTCAGGACTTCCTGCGGCGCTGGCCGCAACTGACCCCCCAGCAACGGCAGCAGGAGATCAGCCGCTATGTCGGCCAGACACCAGCTTGCCTGGGCGTCTGGCGGGTCGATAGCGAATGGACGATGCTGCCGCTGGAGGTGCGAGCAACGGCGGCGTTCGAGTGGACCGAAGTGCTGCAATGTGAGAAGACTCAAGCGGCCCTGCGCGACCCCCAGCAACGGCTTTTGGTCCAGCCGCGCTCCAAGGGGAGCAGCCGGCGCACGCTCCTGCTTTTGATTCATCCGCTGCCGGAGGAGTTGGAAAGCGGGCATCTGCTGGCCATCTATTCCCTGGAGGACTTGCTCCAGCAGTGGGTGGGGCGTTCACTCCAGACAGGCTTTGCCGTAACTGTCGAGGACGAAGAGAAGGTGGTCTTCCAGTGGCGGGAGGGGGAACGGGAAGCCCGGCCCGAGTGGCAACAAAGCTTGCTGTTGACGTGGGGAGACAACCGCTGGCGGATGACCGTGTGGCCGACACGGGACGTGCTGGCGTTGGAGGAATTGTCGCTGCCCCACTGGACGCTGGGGGTGGGGCTGATCATGACGCTGCTGTTGGCCCTGGTGATGCACCTGGCGCTGACAGCCAGCGGGCGGGCGCGGGCCTTGGAACGGGAGAACCGGCAGCGTCAGGCGGCAGAGGCGGCCCTGCGGCAAAGCGAACAGACCTATCGGACGTTAGTGGAGAATCTCGGCCAGGGGGTGTTTTGGCAGGATGCGCAGGGACGGTACGTGGCGGTCAATGGGACCTTCGCCCGCTGGCTGGGCCGGCCCGTGGAAGCGATTCTCGGCGCCGCCGACGAGCAACTGTTCCCTGCGGACCGGGCCGCACGGTTTGCCCGTGAGTTTCGGCAAGTCCTCCAGGACGGTACGCCGGTGGAAAGCGAGGAAGCCTGGGAGACTGCCCAAGGCCGCCGGATGATCCGCCGCATGCTCACTCCTGTGCCGGACGAAAACGGTGCGGCGGCCCGCGGCGTACTAGGCATCTGCTGGGATGTCACCGAGCTACGCCGCCTGGAAATGCAGTTGCGCCAGGCCAGCAAAATGGATGCGATCGGCCAGCTCGCCGGCGGCATCGCCCATGACTTCAACAACCTGCTTACGGTCATCATCGGCAATCTGGACCTCGCCTTAGCTAACGCATCCAGTGGAAGGGAACCCGCGGACGAGAAGCGCTCGCAACAATTGCAGACGGCCCTGCAAGCCGCCAATCGCGCCGCCGCTCTGACCCAGCGGCTGCTCAGCTTCGCCCGCAATCACCAACTGGACTGGCGGCCGGTGTCGCTCAACTCCATCATCGCCGATGTCGTCGAAATGCTCCGCCGCACGATCGATCCGCGCATCCGCATCGAGACGGCCTGCGATCCGGACCTTTGGCCTGTCCGTTCGGATCCGAACCAGTTGCATCAGGTGCTGATGAATCTGTGCCTCAATGCCCGCGATGCGATCACGCCGCCGGGAGTCATTCGCATCGAGGCGCAGCGACTGCCCGCCGGTTCACGCCGCCGAGAGCAGGGCTTGCAGGTGGCCGCCGGGGATTTCATCCGCCTGTCGGTTAGCGATACCGGCTGCGGCATGAGCGAGGAGGTGCAAGCCCGCATCTTCGAGCCGTTCTTCACCACCAAGGAACCCGGCAAGGGAACGGGACTGGGTCTGGCGATGGTCTTTGCCATTGTCCGGCAGCACGGCGGATGGATCGAGTGCCAATCGCAACTGGGCCAAGGCACCCGCTTTGACATTTATCTGCCGCGCGCACCGGTCAGTGAACAGTCGGCGACCCCTGCCGTGGACGAGGACCACTCCCTCGCTGAAGACACGCCCTTGCCGCCTCCCCGCCGTACGCCCACCGTGCTGGTCGTCGATGATGAAGAGATGGTGCGGAACCTGGCCAAGGCCGCCCTGCTTGCCCAGGGTTGGCAGGTTCTGGAAGCCGCGGATGGCCAGCAGGCCGTGGAAGTCTTCCTCCAGCAGCGCCAGGCCATCGATGTGGTCGTCCTGGACCTGACCATGCCGGTGATGTCCGGCCACGAGGTCTTCCGCCAGTTGCGGGAAATCGACCCCCAGGTCAAAGTCATCTTCGCCAGCGGTTATGCCGAAGAGCAGCTCGAAGAGTCCGAACGGCAGGCGATGGCCGACTTCATCAAAAAGCCGTACCGTCCCCAGGAAGTCGTGCATGCCGTCAAGGCGGTTTTGAAGCAGCGCAGCGCCGGGGAGACGAAAACCCACTCTCAGACCCTTCCTGAACTGAGCATACCTTCGTCCGTTCCCAGTTATAGTCTCTGAAGGTCTTTCCGAAAGAAAGAAGCGGCGGTATTGGAGGGGCACAGCCGGTTCCTCTGGAAGTCGGCGGGGCAGGACGCTATGAACCGATCCCGGCGCAGGGGAACGTCGAGGGGAGTGTGAGGGTGTGGGAGGCGATCGACGTTTGGGGTCCCGGCAGCAGCGGGAGCGCGACCTGTGTCTGGGACGTGATTGGCGCATTTTCAGAAGGTCCACAGTGCGGGAGGAAGAAAGCATGAGGATGGCGAAGCGGCAAATGTGGTGGGCGATCGGTGCCGGAGGTCTGCTGGCGGTGCCGGCGTGGTGTCAAACACCTGCGCCGCTTCCGGCAGCCGGGGGAGGAACGGGGGAGCGCCCCGCCGTGGCAGAATTGCCTGGAGTCGTTCCCCCGCCCGAAGGGACGCCACCAGCGTCGGCGCGAGCCACGACTCTGGCCGATTTGGAGCTGCGCACCGCTTTGCCTGCGGATCACCCCTGGCGGCTCCAGCCGAGCACCGGGCCGTGGTTCATTCTGGTCAAGAGCTATTCCCGCCCTAGCCGCTCCGGACGCGGTGAAGAAACCGGCCCGACCGCCCTGGAACTGGCCGAAGCCCTGGCCCGCGAAATCCGCGAGACCCACCGGGTGCAAGCCTGGCTCTTCGAGTATATCTCCGAGGAGCGCAAGCAGCAGATGGTGGCGATCGCCGCGGCGCGACAGCGTGCCCGCCTCTACGCCCAGGAGTTGGAGAAGATCCGTCAGCAGGCTTTGCTTCACGGCATGGAGTTTCTCGAACCGGACCGCAAGTTGCGGCTGCCGGCCATTCAGTACAACGATCAGATCGGGGTGTTCATCGGGCCATTCCAGACGCAGGAGGATGCCAGCAAAGCGCTGGCGCTGGTGAAGAAGTGGCCGGCGCCGCGCACGCAGGTGCGGGGCACGTCCCTGATGGATTGGGGGAGCATTGTCCGCCCCGGACCGGACGGCAAACCAGTCCTGGAGCAGGGGTATCTCAATCCCTACGTGACGGCGATTGTGGCTCCCAACCCGACGGTGCGCCGTCCCGTACCGGCTTCCGGCGGCCTCGACCCGTTCATCGTGCAGCTCAACGAAGGCCGGCCCTACA
This portion of the Thermogemmata fonticola genome encodes:
- a CDS encoding carboxypeptidase-like regulatory domain-containing protein; amino-acid sequence: MARQRVGFVILAAACVVLSGCQPSLATVEGQVRYQGQPLPGGSIIFYCADGQIVRGLIAPDGRYQVVNVPYGTARVAIQAHRAQPEGLRLPQKLPPVKNGPISPAGLPPNDPRVVPLPARYAYPEESGLSLLVDRSVITQDFELKP
- a CDS encoding hybrid sensor histidine kinase/response regulator, giving the protein MIFLIQWSASTPPLPASVICIAATLLGGLAFLASGFLIPHRVAFQRLFWPEMVGAVGIYCTLWLWYVVEREQVQRIQRQVQAEAAQAQRGWQQYTEQQRTAIQDFLRRWPQLTPQQRQQEISRYVGQTPACLGVWRVDSEWTMLPLEVRATAAFEWTEVLQCEKTQAALRDPQQRLLVQPRSKGSSRRTLLLLIHPLPEELESGHLLAIYSLEDLLQQWVGRSLQTGFAVTVEDEEKVVFQWREGEREARPEWQQSLLLTWGDNRWRMTVWPTRDVLALEELSLPHWTLGVGLIMTLLLALVMHLALTASGRARALERENRQRQAAEAALRQSEQTYRTLVENLGQGVFWQDAQGRYVAVNGTFARWLGRPVEAILGAADEQLFPADRAARFAREFRQVLQDGTPVESEEAWETAQGRRMIRRMLTPVPDENGAAARGVLGICWDVTELRRLEMQLRQASKMDAIGQLAGGIAHDFNNLLTVIIGNLDLALANASSGREPADEKRSQQLQTALQAANRAAALTQRLLSFARNHQLDWRPVSLNSIIADVVEMLRRTIDPRIRIETACDPDLWPVRSDPNQLHQVLMNLCLNARDAITPPGVIRIEAQRLPAGSRRREQGLQVAAGDFIRLSVSDTGCGMSEEVQARIFEPFFTTKEPGKGTGLGLAMVFAIVRQHGGWIECQSQLGQGTRFDIYLPRAPVSEQSATPAVDEDHSLAEDTPLPPPRRTPTVLVVDDEEMVRNLAKAALLAQGWQVLEAADGQQAVEVFLQQRQAIDVVVLDLTMPVMSGHEVFRQLREIDPQVKVIFASGYAEEQLEESERQAMADFIKKPYRPQEVVHAVKAVLKQRSAGETKTHSQTLPELSIPSSVPSYSL